One Natranaerovirga hydrolytica genomic region harbors:
- a CDS encoding zinc ribbon domain-containing protein gives MFCKNCGKAVKKDGKFCNHCGTKVEGKIQKHNEESSNTLEGYTFNQETLWMALKITSVSLGVTFFLSTLVSLIYFWIQKSNAFMSRSYEVFDIVNVMNHSLFNKLTMNGDGQVIRFLVLLLIPILAIFIGYKIFYRKSELILDGILALCNGLFFSIINLIITLIIRSENMTYASFYTFFNTFFIVAVISFVLSKLKNNEFSLNNTVLKNIKIILTPIALITVVFTTINIIYFIVFTREILSITYVVSIALLIPNILLYSFLFLMGIPMTMGDALFDIFGIRMGVSLYREFTFINIVLMIVILLITIHSMYKIYKNNKEDFVEKMSKTILAMGIMNMFIAIYSRQRYSFSDITFYTGINPFAALFITVLFFGTMALLVYYLNNKKFILSIHSIFTDFKITIFIAIGLLIIINHIFSFNAVKNDDLLEVIYYNSYSVVDVFHYSFGFGYNALYNILNQLF, from the coding sequence ATGTTTTGTAAAAATTGTGGTAAGGCCGTAAAAAAGGATGGTAAATTTTGTAATCACTGCGGTACAAAAGTAGAGGGCAAAATCCAAAAACACAATGAAGAAAGTAGCAACACTTTAGAAGGCTATACCTTTAACCAAGAAACTTTATGGATGGCTCTTAAAATTACTTCTGTTAGTTTAGGAGTCACTTTTTTTCTATCTACACTTGTGAGTTTAATATATTTTTGGATACAAAAATCCAATGCCTTTATGAGCCGTTCCTATGAAGTTTTTGATATTGTTAACGTAATGAATCATTCATTATTTAACAAGTTGACAATGAATGGTGATGGTCAAGTCATTCGTTTTTTAGTCTTATTACTTATTCCTATTTTAGCTATTTTTATTGGGTATAAGATTTTTTATAGAAAAAGTGAATTGATATTAGATGGCATTTTGGCATTATGCAATGGATTGTTTTTTTCTATAATTAACTTAATCATTACATTGATTATAAGAAGCGAGAATATGACGTATGCTTCATTCTATACTTTTTTTAATACTTTTTTTATCGTTGCAGTGATTAGTTTTGTTTTATCAAAATTAAAAAACAATGAATTCAGTCTAAATAACACAGTGTTAAAGAATATAAAAATCATATTAACACCAATTGCACTGATTACCGTGGTATTTACAACAATTAATATAATATATTTTATTGTTTTTACAAGGGAAATACTGTCTATTACTTACGTAGTAAGCATTGCACTTTTAATCCCTAATATCTTATTATACAGTTTTTTATTCTTAATGGGCATACCGATGACTATGGGGGATGCTTTATTTGATATTTTTGGAATAAGAATGGGTGTAAGCTTATATAGAGAATTTACTTTTATAAATATAGTGCTTATGATAGTGATATTATTAATAACCATTCATAGTATGTATAAAATATATAAAAATAATAAAGAAGATTTTGTAGAAAAAATGTCTAAAACCATTTTAGCCATGGGCATTATGAATATGTTCATTGCCATATACTCAAGACAGAGGTATTCTTTTAGTGACATAACTTTTTACACAGGAATTAATCCTTTTGCTGCATTATTTATTACCGTTTTATTTTTTGGTACAATGGCTTTATTGGTTTACTATTTAAATAATAAAAAATTTATATTAAGCATTCATTCTATTTTTACCGACTTTAAAATAACAATTTTTATAGCCATAGGATTACTCATTATAATCAATCATATATTTAGTTTTAACGCTGTAAAAAATGATGATTTATTAGAAGTGATTTATTATAATTCTTACAGCGTTGTTGATGTTTTTCACTACAGTTTTGGTTTTGGTTACAATGCCCTGTATAATATACTTAATCAACTCTTTTAA
- a CDS encoding D-alanyl-D-alanine carboxypeptidase family protein: MKRFLAIVVASMFILTSCTSQGDSNIHNYAYPILESTHSFNKDDIEQLKPLSEDICIVPPEYENTVRVDLKTTSNLLIDVHNQEVLYAEDIFKKIYPASITKIMTAILLIEHGDLEEEVIVESEFNHLVFDAKRTGLQKGDVITAEDLLYAILLDSGNDSAIVVAEYIGGSVEHFVEMMNQRAIDIGAVHTQFANPHGLYDENQYTTAYDLYLIFNEAIKKDEFKEAIKLPYYNITYKNNHSELVNKTLMNTNLFLHNIYPVNSQSIIWGGKTGYIEKSGYNLVLLSYIDDNPYISLIIGSQTREASFEDMTKLLNSIQMINLR; this comes from the coding sequence ATGAAAAGATTTTTAGCAATTGTTGTAGCCAGTATGTTCATTTTAACAAGTTGTACCAGTCAAGGAGACTCTAATATACATAATTACGCTTATCCCATACTAGAATCTACTCATTCATTTAATAAAGATGATATAGAGCAGCTGAAACCTTTATCAGAGGATATATGTATTGTACCACCGGAATACGAGAATACAGTCAGAGTTGATTTGAAGACAACTTCAAATTTATTAATTGATGTTCATAACCAAGAAGTATTATATGCAGAAGATATTTTCAAAAAAATATATCCAGCAAGTATTACTAAAATTATGACAGCGATTCTATTAATAGAACATGGTGACTTAGAAGAAGAAGTGATTGTTGAAAGTGAGTTTAACCATTTGGTTTTTGATGCAAAAAGAACTGGTTTACAAAAAGGTGATGTTATTACAGCAGAAGATTTATTATATGCTATTTTACTAGATTCTGGTAATGATTCAGCTATTGTTGTAGCAGAATATATAGGTGGCAGTGTAGAGCATTTTGTAGAAATGATGAACCAACGTGCAATAGACATAGGGGCTGTTCATACTCAATTTGCTAACCCTCATGGGCTTTACGACGAAAATCAGTACACAACAGCATATGATTTGTACTTGATTTTTAACGAAGCCATAAAAAAAGATGAATTTAAAGAAGCCATTAAATTACCTTACTATAACATAACATACAAAAACAATCATTCAGAATTGGTCAATAAAACATTAATGAACACCAATTTATTTTTGCACAATATATATCCAGTGAATAGCCAAAGCATTATATGGGGTGGAAAAACAGGATATATAGAAAAGTCGGGATACAATTTGGTGTTATTAAGTTATATAGATGACAATCCGTATATATCCTTAATTATTGGTTCTCAAACAAGAGAAGCGTCATTTGAGGATATGACTAAGTTACTGAATTCCATACAGATGATTAACTTAAGATAA
- a CDS encoding twitching motility protein PilT yields MISILAGDTGDGKTKQLMGMANTSVRTLKGNIVFVTNSNRYSLEINHKIRYINVKEFPIMDSNEFYGFVCGILSEDHDINEIYLDSLLKLATIEISEVTPLIEKLERISKRYNVKFILGLSCEVSNVPNGLKEYLVA; encoded by the coding sequence ATGATTAGTATTCTAGCTGGTGACACTGGAGATGGAAAGACAAAACAGTTAATGGGTATGGCAAATACGTCTGTTCGTACCCTAAAGGGCAATATTGTTTTTGTAACCAATAGCAATCGGTATAGTTTAGAAATTAACCATAAGATAAGGTATATTAATGTTAAAGAATTTCCAATAATGGATTCAAATGAATTTTATGGTTTTGTATGTGGGATTTTATCTGAGGATCACGATATTAATGAAATATATTTGGATAGTTTATTAAAACTTGCTACAATTGAAATAAGTGAAGTAACGCCCCTAATTGAAAAATTAGAAAGAATATCAAAAAGATATAACGTGAAATTTATTTTGGGTCTTAGTTGTGAAGTGTCTAATGTTCCCAATGGATTAAAAGAGTATTTAGTGGCATAA
- the minD gene encoding septum site-determining protein MinD, producing the protein MGEVIVITSGKGGVGKTTTSANIGTGLAMLDKKVVLIDADIGLRNLDVVLGLENRIVYNLIDVIEGNCRLRQALIKDKKYSNLHLLPAAQTKDKAAVTPEQMLKLTESLKEEFDYIIIDCPAGIEQGFKNAIAGADKALVVTTPEVSAIRDADRIIGLLEANEIRNSRLIVNRLRMDMIRRGDMMNINDVVEILAIDLIGAVPDDENVVISTNNGEPLVGNETLSGKAFMNICKRITGEDIPIIDFDGEKSFMKKLRNMMKFGN; encoded by the coding sequence ATGGGAGAAGTCATTGTAATAACTTCAGGTAAAGGTGGAGTTGGAAAAACTACAACTTCTGCAAATATAGGAACAGGCTTAGCGATGCTAGATAAAAAAGTTGTTTTAATAGATGCAGATATTGGCCTTAGAAACTTAGACGTGGTTTTAGGGTTAGAAAATAGAATTGTTTATAATTTAATTGATGTTATCGAAGGTAACTGTAGATTAAGACAAGCTTTAATTAAAGATAAGAAATACAGTAATCTTCATTTATTACCAGCAGCACAAACAAAAGACAAGGCAGCTGTTACACCAGAGCAAATGCTAAAGTTAACGGAAAGTTTAAAAGAGGAATTTGATTATATTATTATTGATTGTCCAGCAGGTATAGAGCAAGGGTTTAAAAATGCAATTGCTGGAGCAGATAAAGCGTTAGTTGTAACAACACCAGAAGTATCTGCTATTCGAGATGCGGATAGAATCATAGGTCTTTTAGAGGCAAATGAAATAAGAAATTCAAGATTAATTGTTAACAGGTTGCGTATGGATATGATTAGACGCGGCGATATGATGAATATTAATGATGTAGTAGAAATACTGGCAATTGATTTAATTGGTGCCGTACCAGATGATGAGAATGTTGTTATTTCTACAAATAATGGCGAACCATTAGTAGGTAATGAGACACTATCAGGAAAAGCTTTTATGAACATTTGTAAAAGAATAACAGGTGAAGACATACCCATTATTGATTTTGATGGTGAAAAAAGCTTCATGAAGAAACTAAGAAATATGATGAAATTTGGAAATTAA
- a CDS encoding methylglyoxal synthase, which produces MNIGLIAHDTKKKLMQNFCIAYRNILSQNELYATGTTGRLIEEVTNLTVHKYLAGHLGGEQQLGAQIAHNQIDMVIFLRDPLSPKSHEPDVGAVMRLCDVHNIPLGTNLATAELLIKALDRGDLDWRNILK; this is translated from the coding sequence ATGAATATAGGTTTAATCGCTCATGATACTAAAAAAAAGCTTATGCAAAATTTTTGCATTGCTTATAGAAACATTTTAAGTCAGAATGAGTTATATGCTACAGGCACAACGGGTAGATTAATTGAAGAAGTAACAAACCTAACGGTTCATAAATATTTAGCAGGGCATCTAGGAGGAGAACAGCAATTAGGTGCGCAAATTGCACATAATCAAATTGATATGGTGATATTTTTAAGAGATCCATTGTCACCAAAATCCCATGAACCAGATGTTGGTGCCGTTATGCGTTTATGTGATGTGCATAATATTCCATTAGGCACTAACTTAGCAACAGCAGAATTGTTAATTAAGGCTCTTGATAGAGGAGATCTGGATTGGCGCAATATTTTAAAATAA
- a CDS encoding FtsW/RodA/SpoVE family cell cycle protein: protein MFRNYDFRRYDFLLALLVIGVAIFGIIAISSASEDEFYKRQILGLLLGIIAMVVMSLIDYKLIGKFYWVIYFVNIGLLLYVLAFGHTVNNATRWINLEFINIQPSEFSKIFMTIFIAVYLHKNKDRINNFIVLIGLGVLVAIPTFLISQQPDLSTSLVLMFILVMMIFVAGINYKYILIALGLLIPAVITLFWYVEQPDQRLLEDYQVRRIMSIRYPEDYLLEEGWQQFNSISAIGSGQLHGKGIASGEVTSVNNANYLSEPQTDFIFAIIGEELGFIGTSLLLIVLLTILLKCILIAKDATDMYGVLIVVGVVSIILFQTFVNVGVATALLPNTGIPLPFVSYGISSLVSTMMGIGIILNISMQRKSLFKRG, encoded by the coding sequence TTGTTTAGAAACTACGATTTTAGAAGATATGATTTTTTATTGGCGTTATTGGTTATTGGAGTGGCAATATTTGGGATTATTGCCATATCCAGTGCGTCTGAAGATGAATTTTATAAAAGACAAATTTTAGGTTTGCTTTTAGGGATTATTGCAATGGTTGTAATGTCCTTAATCGACTATAAGTTAATTGGCAAGTTTTACTGGGTTATTTATTTTGTTAACATTGGTTTATTGCTATATGTTTTGGCTTTTGGTCATACTGTAAATAATGCAACAAGGTGGATTAACTTAGAGTTTATTAATATACAACCCTCGGAGTTTAGTAAAATATTTATGACTATTTTTATTGCTGTGTATCTACATAAGAATAAGGATAGGATTAATAATTTTATTGTATTAATAGGGTTAGGTGTATTGGTAGCAATACCTACCTTTCTAATTAGTCAGCAGCCAGATTTGTCAACCAGTTTGGTTTTAATGTTCATATTGGTGATGATGATATTTGTTGCAGGCATCAATTACAAATATATTCTAATCGCTTTAGGCTTATTAATCCCTGCAGTTATTACATTATTTTGGTATGTTGAACAACCGGATCAAAGACTGCTTGAAGATTATCAAGTTAGACGAATTATGTCTATACGATATCCAGAAGATTATCTATTAGAAGAAGGTTGGCAACAGTTTAATTCCATATCTGCTATTGGGTCTGGTCAATTACATGGAAAAGGTATTGCAAGTGGTGAAGTAACTTCGGTGAATAATGCAAATTACTTATCAGAACCACAAACCGATTTTATTTTTGCTATTATAGGAGAAGAATTAGGATTTATAGGAACCAGTTTGTTATTAATAGTATTGCTTACAATACTATTAAAATGTATACTTATAGCCAAAGACGCGACAGATATGTATGGGGTCTTAATCGTCGTTGGTGTTGTATCGATCATATTGTTTCAAACCTTTGTCAATGTTGGTGTAGCAACAGCATTGCTTCCTAATACAGGAATACCATTACCTTTTGTTAGTTATGGCATTAGTTCTTTGGTTAGTACAATGATGGGTATTGGCATAATACTGAATATAAGTATGCAAAGAAAAAGTTTATTTAAAAGGGGGTAA
- a CDS encoding M14 family zinc carboxypeptidase, whose protein sequence is MMNKILTNKEQKDFIYSILEPNLKFKKEDGSEDKHAISRFQKENNLEVTSKLDEATFKKLMDQVNGFEDYIIKKDDKLFDLMKRKKSLCHKTLTANPKLNPFLLNEGQSIAIPYNKNVVPTHLNYTYDILEMNLKSLSKRYPFIKVDSIGKSVDNRALYRVRLGKGKKRVSFNGSHHGNEWITSLFLMVWLENFLNVYSYKGYIKGYSTAKIWNRVTLDIIPMVNPDGVELVTNGLKNIIRNRNRLYRWNNYQTNFSNWKANINGVDLNRNYDANFNGYKKVEKEMNIFGPSPALYSGDFPGCEPESKAMIETTLENKYDLMMAYHTQGEEIFYTPITPSNNDSNYQMALELSEISGYQLAVPDVSQAYAGYKDWFVTQFKKPGFTIEAGKGTNPIPIQQLPIIYEQNEAMLLKALYM, encoded by the coding sequence ATGATGAATAAAATATTGACAAATAAGGAACAAAAGGATTTTATCTATTCAATATTAGAACCTAATTTAAAGTTTAAAAAAGAGGATGGAAGCGAAGATAAACATGCCATTAGTCGATTTCAAAAAGAAAATAATTTAGAGGTTACATCCAAATTAGATGAAGCCACATTTAAAAAACTTATGGATCAAGTTAATGGTTTTGAAGACTATATCATAAAAAAAGATGATAAACTATTTGATTTAATGAAAAGAAAAAAGTCTTTGTGTCATAAAACCCTAACAGCCAATCCAAAACTTAATCCTTTTTTATTAAATGAAGGTCAGTCCATTGCCATTCCATATAATAAAAATGTGGTGCCAACACATCTTAATTATACATATGACATTTTAGAAATGAATTTGAAATCTTTATCTAAAAGATATCCGTTTATAAAAGTTGATTCTATTGGAAAAAGTGTTGATAACAGAGCTTTATACCGTGTAAGACTTGGGAAAGGAAAAAAAAGAGTTAGCTTTAACGGCAGCCACCATGGTAATGAATGGATAACATCGTTGTTTTTAATGGTTTGGCTAGAAAACTTTCTAAATGTATATTCTTACAAAGGATATATTAAAGGCTATAGCACAGCAAAGATATGGAATCGAGTGACCTTAGATATTATTCCAATGGTTAATCCAGACGGTGTAGAGCTGGTTACCAATGGATTGAAAAATATTATTAGAAATAGAAATAGACTTTATAGATGGAATAATTATCAAACGAATTTTTCTAATTGGAAAGCTAATATAAATGGCGTTGACTTAAATAGAAATTATGATGCCAATTTTAATGGGTATAAAAAAGTTGAAAAAGAAATGAATATATTTGGGCCATCACCAGCATTATATAGTGGTGATTTTCCAGGTTGTGAACCTGAATCAAAGGCAATGATAGAAACAACATTAGAAAACAAATATGACTTAATGATGGCTTATCATACTCAAGGAGAAGAAATTTTTTATACGCCAATTACGCCAAGCAATAATGACTCTAACTATCAGATGGCATTAGAATTAAGTGAGATCAGTGGCTATCAATTAGCTGTTCCCGATGTATCTCAAGCATATGCAGGCTACAAAGATTGGTTTGTAACACAGTTTAAAAAACCAGGGTTTACAATAGAAGCTGGAAAAGGCACAAATCCAATCCCAATTCAACAATTACCTATAATATATGAGCAAAATGAAGCAATGCTACTTAAAGCACTCTATATGTAA
- the minE gene encoding cell division topological specificity factor MinE produces MSLSNLLNRKSSSSTAKDRLKLLLIHDRANCSPEVLEMLKSDIINVISDYMEIDKEGLEFEITQTQSDSSDASVPALYANIPIKSMRSMYKK; encoded by the coding sequence ATGTCACTATCAAACTTACTCAATCGAAAGTCATCAAGTTCGACGGCAAAAGATAGACTAAAATTGTTATTGATACATGACAGAGCAAATTGTTCACCAGAAGTATTGGAAATGTTAAAATCAGATATTATTAACGTTATTAGTGATTATATGGAGATTGATAAAGAAGGCTTGGAGTTTGAGATTACACAAACCCAATCTGACTCTTCAGATGCTTCAGTTCCAGCTTTATATGCTAATATTCCTATAAAAAGCATGCGAAGCATGTATAAGAAGTAG
- a CDS encoding DUF378 domain-containing protein, whose product MKTLDYIALVLVVIGSINWGLVGFFNFDLVGALFGGAESAFSRVIFSLVGIAGLYAITYFGRLKNEE is encoded by the coding sequence ATGAAGACTTTAGATTATATAGCTTTAGTTTTAGTTGTAATCGGTTCCATCAACTGGGGACTTGTAGGTTTCTTTAACTTTGACTTGGTTGGTGCTTTATTTGGTGGTGCTGAATCAGCTTTTAGCAGAGTAATCTTCTCCCTAGTAGGTATTGCAGGCTTATATGCTATAACATACTTTGGAAGACTTAAAAACGAAGAATAA